In one Acidimicrobiales bacterium genomic region, the following are encoded:
- a CDS encoding TetR/AcrR family transcriptional regulator yields the protein MDAPERPRGRLPTGRAGLPTDRVDAARSPGPRLPARERRRQLLDVALEVFATNGFHVTSMDDIAEAAGVTKPVLYQHFRSKRALYLELLDDVGARLMEAITKATATAAGPRQQVEAGFAAYFRFVAVHENAFRLLFGSLARRDEEFSAAVRRVEDSIAGAVADRIDADIDTAHRKLLAYAVVGMAEGASGHVVTRRSLAARDDGDGATGADRGAGEEIDIDPDELAHRIAELAWAGLRGVRSS from the coding sequence ATGGACGCTCCCGAACGCCCTCGCGGGCGTCTGCCGACGGGCCGAGCCGGCCTTCCGACCGATCGCGTCGATGCGGCTCGTTCTCCCGGCCCCCGGCTGCCTGCCCGGGAGCGCCGTCGCCAGCTGCTCGACGTGGCCCTCGAGGTCTTTGCCACCAACGGCTTCCACGTCACGTCGATGGATGACATCGCCGAGGCCGCCGGCGTCACCAAGCCCGTGCTCTATCAGCATTTCCGGTCGAAGCGGGCCCTCTACCTCGAGCTGCTCGACGACGTGGGCGCCCGTCTGATGGAAGCGATCACCAAGGCCACGGCTACCGCCGCCGGGCCTCGCCAACAGGTCGAGGCCGGGTTCGCCGCATATTTCCGTTTCGTCGCCGTGCACGAGAATGCCTTCCGATTGCTGTTCGGGAGCCTGGCCCGGCGAGACGAGGAGTTCAGCGCCGCCGTCCGCCGCGTCGAGGACTCGATCGCCGGGGCTGTCGCCGACCGGATCGATGCCGACATCGACACCGCCCACCGCAAGTTGCTCGCCTACGCAGTGGTCGGGATGGCCGAGGGGGCCAGCGGCCACGTGGTCACCCGGCGCTCGCTGGCGGCGCGCGACGACGGCGACGGGGCGACAGGAGCCGATCGGGGTGCCGGCGAGGAGATCGACATCGATCCCGACGAGCTCGCGCACCGCATCGCCGAGCTGGCCTGGGCGGGCCTACGGGGCGTCCGAAGCTCCTAG